The segment CTTCCTCAGATCCATACctttcaaatccaatagctaataaaccaaattgtttgCCCCAATCTCCCAAGTAATTGATTCTTGTAACATCCCAACCAATCTTTTCAtacaagtttgaaacaaacCCACCAATAATTGTTGATCTCAAATGACCAGCATGAAATGGTTTGGCAATATTTGGGGATGAAAATTCTACAACAACTTTCTTTCCGACTCCCAAGGGTAAATATCCATAATCagtttttcttttcaaaacatcaGAAATGACCAAATCGAAAAGAACCgacttgttgaagaaaaattgaagaaaaacaCCTTGTGGTACAAGATCGCTGATAAATTTACTCTTATTGAACTTTTCAGCCCATTCTTTGGATTTTTCTGATGGGTTAACACCTTTTAATCTCAACTTGGGGATTGGTACAATAAGATCACCTTGATCAAGCAACTTTGGAGTATCCAAAGCTTGAACAATGAtgtctttttcaattccagAAATACGACTTAACTCATCACCAATGTAGTTTCTAAATACATCAACGACATTGTAATCAGGATAGGTATCCTTTGCTGGCTTTGGTTGGTTCAAACCTAATTTGGATAACTCTTGAGTAATAGTACTGACTGACATCGATCTTCTGAATGTAGTAGGTGACACAATTCTTGGGATTGGTTTTATGTATGTCGATTTGCAAAGTAATCTCAAAATTTGCATCAATGAGATGATATTTTCAACTcttggaaattttttttttcttcaatcttgaGGTTGATTCCGGCGGTAAAAGATAACGGAATAAGTAGATGAGTCAATATGTAGAAGCTATAAACAGCAAATCCTGGATGCATCAAACGATAATGCCCTCAATCACAATTGTGGGATTTAGGATTTGGGAAGACTGGGCATTTAACTCGTGGAAAGAGTATTTTGTACAGCCCTCCCCTTTATCCCCATTGTATATCAAAGACTCCATTCTGATTACTCTGCCATATCTATAAGATTACCTTACGGTCTCTTTCAGCATTTTACATGAGTTGTGTGCACCTAATCCTTTAATCTGCTTGCTAAATCGATTCCATTTTTGTGATTTATTTTTCCTCACCAGAAAGTTACTTGTTCCTTTACCAAAAGGTCACCATCACTATGGATTCAAAGATTAAACAGTTAGAGGAAATGGGGTTTACCCATGACCAAGCGGAATCAGCATTGCAAAGAGCTAATAATGACTTAGAACAAGCAATTGGCTATTTATTTGGGGACTCCGAAGAAAAGCATCCACCAGAAGCACaaatgtttgatgaagattacAATATACACAGTGGTACCGTTGCTATTTCAAACCCACAAGACATTCCACAGTTTCCATTACAAGAATCACAAAACTATGGATATGGTAGTGGATGGGGTACTGAATCAGAGCAACTCGACTTGGATGAGTTTAACCTTTTTGAAAACCCAAAGGCATTTTTGAGGAACAAGGAGACTATCCCCGCAGTCGTTCCTAAAATAGGCAACACACCAGGACGATTTGTGATACCATTGTATGTGGTACTATGCCAAAATCATGCCTTCAATGAGATTTTACTAAGTAAAAACGTAGATCAAGAATTTACCGAGAATTGGTTCAGTGATCAACAGGAGGAGGCTGAATCGAGTCAAGACGACAGCGAATCATTCATTGCAgcaattcaacaacttaTTGCATTCTTTACAACAACCAGTGAACGTTCGTTCATCAGCTCAGAGGGGTTTTACAATAAAGTGTCCGAATCATTCAAGGCACACGAGTTTGAAGATTGGGATGAGCTAGTGACAATTGCTGCCAAGGATTTGGATAAAAATATGAAATCAGTTTTAGGCAAGAAGTTTGATCTTCTCGACTCACAAGCTGTAGATCAAGATGGACAATTGAAGACTTTTAAAAGCGTCAACATCGATAGTGACTGCAGAGAAGCAACGTTAGTGGAATCTATAAGTAAATTGTTATGGTCTCCAGAGTCTTACGCCATCAAGAGTATTGCACCTATATTGGGAATTCAAATCTCTCCCAATGACACAGCGAGACAAATTTCTTCCTTGAATATCGAAGAGTCATTCTACCCTGCCCTCTTTACATCCAAATACAGATCATTGATAGAAGAgatgaacaaaaaaagGATTCAGTCAGCAAAGGAAAGGACCACCATCACTTCAAGAATTATGGCTTTGAGCTCTTTTGAAGGAAAGAAAATCAGGAGTTTTCTAGATAAAACGAAGATCTATATGGAGAAAATCGGCGAAAAGGAAGCACATGAAGATCTTTCCAAGCTATCGGACTCTGTAAAGGATGAATCGGGTCAATTAAATGAGAAgttaaagaaaattaaTCACGACTACGTCAAACTCGATACATCCATCCAAGACAACATTATAGAGGAGATAAAAAAAGATGATATGTTAGACGTACCTTCGAAATATCACTTGGTAGGTGTTGTATTTTCAGATACACACTATGCTTACCGATCCAGTCACAAGTCAGGTAATGAATGGGTACTATTTCTCGCCGATGCACCAAACGGGGTTGTTGTAGATTTCAGGACAACACAATGTACATTTGGCGAAATAAAAGGCTATATACAGGATGAGCCAAGTGATAAATACATCTTTTTGgtttatgatgatgagaataCGTTACAAGGAGATGTGCTCAAACTCCCAGGTAGCTTATCGTCATTTTTCACTCAGGACAACAAATTCTTACACgctcaaattgaaaatgccGAAAAGGAGgatattgatgttgtgCAGAGCAATGAAGAGTCTACCGAATATGTGAGCAGAAAAGACTTTggtggaaaagaaagagctGACTCTGATACAGATTTAATAGATATATAGatactgcatataaacGCACTGTATCctttgttgaacaaaaaaatcCGATACCAATTGTACTTGCCATATTCAGAGAACAACCCCTACCGATTCAATGGATTACGCTGACGACTTTGAAGATAATAACCCATTTGCTagatttgaagatgatgaagcCTCACATTTTGAGCCTCAAGTGGAAAGTCTGACGCCGCAGGAGCAACTGATCGAAAATGTTGGGTTCGCAAACCAAGAAAACCAAGACACCGAGGCTGATCAAGACCTCATATCAAAAACTGATTTACGGAAGTTGATACCAGAACGATTCAGCCAAAAGTATAGTTTACATATTAAGCTCGTATCCATTGAAAGGAACAAACCAGAAAACCCAATTTTACGATTGTCTGTTCGTGTGCAAGGACTTCCTAAATTCAGACAAAAGGAATACGAAGATGTACGTCGCACCTTTAATGAAGTagtcaaattcaacaagtacTTGGCGGTGTCGAATTTGGAAGTATTTGTCCCCGTAATCCCAAGCTCAGTTACTTCTTACCCAACTGGCGGGGAGGACGAAAAGAAGCAATTAATATTTGTATGGCAAGAGTGGTTTGATCGAATCACTTCAAATCCGATTCTTATCCGAGATGAGGaatttgtgttttttgtcgaaaatgattttggatACAGTGTAATAAACAGCAACAAAAAGTCCTCAGTCGCAAGTGGGTTAATGAGaaaaactttgaaacaatttccTGTTCCCGATGATCCTTTCCTAGAGTTGGCGGGGTTTAGACCAACTATAAAGAATGCGTATTTGTTGTGTCAAAGATTGCATCGATTGCTCGATAAAGTATCTAAAAGTGAAAAACAATTATCAATACATGTATATAATATGTCAAATAAATTGACTGTGTTGtcacaatttgaaaccacCCATCCTGGTATGAAAAATATGTGGGAAAAATTGGGCAAAGTGGTCCAGGTACAGTCGGATCTTTTGCTTGTGGAATCAATTGGTGAGATGGGTGTCTTGGGCGATGGTATTCAATACTTTGCCAATGATTTTTACGAGATTAAGGAAGCTCTAACTAATCGGTATTTGATTATGCGGGAGTTGCTACAGGCTGAGGCTCAAACTAACGCAAAGCACGTCCATgccaacaaaatgaaaaacaaagcCTCCTTGGATCCTATAAAAGTCGATGAGGCATTGAGAGCATTAGAGTATGCCTCGAAAGTACAGGAGCTGCTAAACTTACAAGTCAAAAGAATATCGGGAGAAAtgttgtttgaaaaagacGAGGTTGTCGATTTTGtcgaaaagaaatttaaaagcTTACTAAAGGCTTATGCTCTACACAAAATAGATCATCATcggaaaattttgaagaagtttgAAGCTATCCGATTGGACGTTAGAAGTGTTGACGAACGTGGTGGCTTGTCACGTCTCAACCGTGACAATTTGGCCAGTATCAAGCACAATTTGCTCCAATCGCAAGCCCCTTCAGGTGATTCATGGTCTTCACGAACGTTTAGGTCGTTAGAGAAGGAAGAGGAGACgaaacaaaaaagtaaGCCCCAAACATCTTCCTTACAAGCAAGTTCGGTGGATGCGAAAAATGCCGCTAGTTTGCTAGGTGTAGCCACATTTTAGTTAGTTTTGGTATACGTTTGTATATGGTTAAAGAGCTGATTTTGTCCTAAAGGagaaaaaccaaaacagTCGCGAAGAGAAAAAAGTTAAGGTGAGTccgaaaagaaaaaagatACTCAAGTAAACATTCCATTCCACCCAATTCATACAAAACCATAATCAAGTGATAAGACCTTTTGATCGCTTTTGACATTGGCTCAATTGCTACTAAATGAGCTAGAAATGCCGATTTACCTTAGATTTTCACACGAAGAGTTTAAGCTTATTTCACGACGAATA is part of the Candida orthopsilosis Co 90-125, chromosome 2 draft sequence genome and harbors:
- a CDS encoding Vps17 protein (S. cerevisiae homolog VPS17 has phosphatidylinositol-3-phosphate binding, protein transporter activity, has role in retrograde transport, endosome to Golgi and localizes to endosome, retromer complex, outer shell), translating into MDYADDFEDNNPFARFEDDEASHFEPQVESSTPQEQSIENVGFANQENQDTEADQDLISKTDLRKLIPERFSQKYSLHIKLVSIERNKPENPILRLSVRVQGLPKFRQKEYEDVRRTFNEVVKFNKYLAVSNLEVFVPVIPSSVTSYPTGGEDEKKQLIFVWQEWFDRITSNPILIRDEEFVFFVENDFGYSVINSNKKSSVASGLMRKTLKQFPVPDDPFLELAGFRPTIKNAYLLCQRLHRLLDKVSKSEKQLSIHVYNMSNKLTVLSQFETTHPGMKNMWEKLGKVVQVQSDLLLVESIGEMGVLGDGIQYFANDFYEIKEALTNRYLIMRELLQAEAQTNAKHVHANKMKNKASLDPIKVDEALRALEYASKVQESLNLQVKRISGEMLFEKDEVVDFVEKKFKSLLKAYALHKIDHHRKILKKFEAIRLDVRSVDERGGLSRLNRDNLASIKHNLLQSQAPSGDSWSSRTFRSLEKEEETKQKSKPQTSSLQASSVDAKNAASLLGVATF